Proteins found in one Pyrus communis chromosome 15, drPyrComm1.1, whole genome shotgun sequence genomic segment:
- the LOC137716872 gene encoding neutral ceramidase 2-like: MKTRSKIPQQNSTLLSLIIVSVLLSFPVTRSDDSSNGEYLIGVGSFDMTGPAAGVNMMGYANMDQNTAGVHFRLRARTFIVAESSQGPRFAFVNLDAGMASQLVNIKVLDKLKSRFGNLYTEDNVAISGIHTHAGPGGYLQYLVYTVTSLGFVQQSFDAIVNAIVQSIVLAHHNLKPGSIFINQGDVVNAGINRSPSAYLLNPAEERARYPKDVDTLMTLLKFVDGGNGKSIGAFSWFATHGTSMSKDNKLISGDNKGAAARFFEDWFTTTNTSTGATISSPPDSSVAAALLKKAENIKATGGKPCGKTTSRKFKVRKNDGSLFVGAFCQSNVGDVTPNVLGAFCTDSGKPCDFTHSSCHGNNQLCLGRGPGYPDEIQSTKIIGERQFLKAADLFTSATEQLTGKIDYRHVYLDFTNIEVDLEGNKKVKTCPAGLGPGFAAGTTDGPGVFGFQQGDQKINSTWRRLRDSLKKPSQYQVNCQQPKAVLLSTGEMFVPYAWAPAIVPIQMLRLGKLIILSVPGEFTTMAGRRLREAVKETLISNSNGEFDEDTRIVIAGLTNTYSQYIATFEEYTQQRYEAASTLYGPHTLSAYIQEFNKLAKAMAKGDKDLPKGPLPPDLSSVQIRLGDPTGDSPPPGTKFGDIKEDVSLPKSGSFQKGDRPTATFWSANPRYDLLTEGTYAVVEMLQGKHWVPVYDDDDFSLFFKWNVDTSSLYGTATIEWEIPTEANSGVYRLRHFGSAKETRDSPNTYFTGTSSGFAVS, from the exons ATGAAGACCAGAAGCAAAATTCCACAGCAGAACTCAACTCTTCTGTCACTTATTATTGTTAGCGTTTTACTTAGCTTCCCTGTTACAAGATCAGACGACAGTAGTAATGGGGAGTATTTGATTGGAGTGGGCAGCTTTGACATGACTGGCCCAGCGGCCGGGGTCAACATGATGGGTTATGCCAACATGGACCAGAATACCGCCGGTGTACATTTCCGGCTACGGGCAAGAACCTTCATCGTGGCCGAGAGTTCCCAAGGTCCAAGGTTCGCTTTTGTTAATCTTGATGCTGGAATGGCTTCGCAACTGGTTAACATTAAAGTTCTCGACAAACTCAAATCAAG GTTTGGAAACTTGTACACTGAAGACAATGTGGCGATTAGTGGGATTCACACGCACGCAGGACCAGGGGGTTATTTGCAGTACCTGGTTTACACTGTAACATCTTTGGGCTTTGTCCAACAATCCTTCGATGCCATCGTCAATGCAATTGTGCAGAGCATTGTTCTGGCTCATCACAACCTCAAGCCTGGTTCCATTTTCATCAACCAAG GGGATGTGGTAAACGCGGGAATAAACAGGAGCCCGAGTGCTTATCTGCTAAACCCGGCAGAGGAGAGAGCACGGTACCCGAAAGATGTGGATACTCTGATGACTCTATTGAAGTTTGTGGATGGCGGAAACGGGAAGAGCATCGGAGCATTCAGCTGGTTTGCCACCCACGGAACCTCCATGAGCAAGGACAACAAGCTCATCAGTGGCGACAACAAAGGTGCCGCTGCCAGATTCTTTGAGGACTGGTTCACTACAACTAATACTAGTACTGGTGCCACGATATCATCTCCACCAG ATAGTAGCGTGGCAGCAGCGCTACTAAAGAAAGCGGAAAACATCAAAGCAACGGGAGGAAAGCCCTGCGGCAAAACAACCAGTCGCAAATTCAAGGTGAGGAAGAACGATGGCTCACTATTTGTGGGAGCTTTTTGCCAATCCAACGTGGGAGATGTGACTCCAAATGTGCTTGGAGCATTTTGCACCGATTCTGGAAAACCTTGCGACTTCACTCACTCCTCCTGTCATGGGAACAACCAACTCTGCCTCGGCCGTGGACCTGG GTACCCGGATGAAATACAAAGCACGAAAATTATAGGGGAGAGGCAATTTCTAAAGGCGGCTGATCTATTCACGTCGGCTACAGAGCAGCTGACCGGGAAAATAGACTATCGCCATGTGTACCTAGATTTCACGAATATTGAGGTTGATTTAGAAGGAAACAAGAAAGTGAAAACATGCCCCGCAGGGCTTGGTCCGGGATTTGCCGCTGGGACTACAGATGGACCGGGTGTCTTCGGCTTCCAACAGGGTGATCAAAAG ATCAATTCGACATGGAGAAGACTGAGGGATTCGCTAAAAAAACCCAGCCAATATCAAGTGAACTGCCAACAGCCCAAGGCAGTTCTGCTCAGCACTGGGGAAATGTTTGTACCTTATGCATGGGCG CCTGCAATCGTTCCTATTCAAATGCTCAGGTTGGGGAAGCTGATCATACTTTCTGTCCCAGGAG AATTCACCACAATGGCAGGTCGGCGGCTAAGGGAAGCAGTCAAGGAGACCCTTATAAGTAACAGCAATGGTGAATTTGATGAGGATACTCGCATTGTAATAGCAGGTCTTACTAATACTTACTCGCAATATATTGCAACTTTTGAGGAATACACACAACAACGATATGAG GCTGCTTCCACTCTCTATGGTCCTCACACATTATCAGCGTACATTCAAGAATTCAATAAATTAGCCAAAGCGATGGCAAAGGGAGACAAAGACCTTCCTAAAGGTCCCTTACCACCAGATCTTTCCTCTGTACAAATCAGACTAGGTGATCCTACAGGAGACTCACCTCCCCCAGGTACAAAATTTGGAGATATTAAAGAGGATGTCAGCTTACCAAAAAGTGGATCATTCCAAAAGGGAGATAGACCAACTGCCACATTTTGGAGCGCTAACCCAAGATATGACCTATTGACGGAAGGGACATATGCAGTGGTAGAGATGCTTCAAGGAAAACACTGGGTTCCTGTTTACGACGACGATGATTTCTCCCTGTTTTTCAAGTGGAATGTAGATACCAGTAGCTTATATGGCACAGCAACCATAGAATGGGAAATACCGACAGAAGCAAATTCAGGGGTGTACAGGCTAAGGCATTTTGGTTCAGCAAAGGAAACCAGGGACTCCCCCAACACCTACTTCACCGGCACATCTAGTGGATTTGCAGTGTCTTAA
- the LOC137718019 gene encoding alcohol dehydrogenase-like 7, with translation MESAENDDYDGYVGGGLQSKYKIPLGMFGKLPVPVKRRVTIEMTGEGADYCSECDGLASLVKEAYAWLGRDSYGRCRDKPGSEVSLPSHDILRSGKTLMGSLFGGLEPESDIPALINRYMDKELQLDEFLTHEVRFEDINKAFDLLIKGQCLRCIIYMSKD, from the exons ATGGAATCGGCTGAGAACGATGACTACGATGGATACGTAGGTGGTGGTCTTCAAAGCAAATACAAAATCCCTTTGGGAATGTTCGGGAAGCTTCCAGTTCCTGTTAAACGAAGG GTGACCATTGAGATGACTGGCGAGGGTGCAGATTATTGCTCCGAATGTGATGGATTGGCATCGTTGGTGAAAGAAGCTTACGCTT GGCTGGGGAGAGACAGTTATGGTAGGTGTCGCGACAAGCCAGGGTCAGAGGTGAGCCTTCCCTCTCATGATATCCTTCGCAGCGGCAAAACCCTCATGGGATCCTTGTTTGGAGGACTCGAACCTGAATCTGATATCCCTGCTCTCATCAATCGTTACATGGACAAG GAACTACAACTGGATGAGTTTTTGACACATGAAGTGAGGTTTGAAGACATCAACAAAGCTTTCGATTTGCTCATTAAAGGGCAATGCCTTCGATGTATAATCTATATGAGCAAAGACTAA
- the LOC137718008 gene encoding ubiquitin-like domain-containing protein CIP73 isoform X3, producing MADQHSNEGTSSGTVPGAGSDSNLEINIKTLDSQMYSFQVDKNMRVSLFKEKIADQTGVPVGQQRLIFRGRVLKDDHPLSEYHLENGHTLHLVIRQPSQPQPSSGTSSGEAHANSGNDPSGVPRGRIGQISHSVVLGTFNVGDQGEGAVPDLNRVIGAVLNSIGIGTQATTNGTGNPQFTTSVSNLNTPGQPPNGNEAEGLHNVNRGGHQAQSGQAFPTQPFQTFPQAVQPPHAAAAFPMPPSNMPIPHSLNTLSEFMNRMEQGLSQNGYQPNTSATNTGEPPRVNLPSTAGGMPTPEALGIVLRHAERLLSDHAVSALSHIAGRLEQEGVSPDSSVRSQIQTESIQLGLAMQHLGSLLLELGRTIWTLRMGQSPGEAVVNAGPAVYISPAGPNPIMVQPFPLQTSSLFGGSVPQSNPTSFGPVGIGSAPRNVNIHIHAVGARGSNGEGIPSGSRDSGGQVLPVRNVVGASIPSSQTGVAVSSASQPGPGGSVSQPPSGSSLSSIVDELNSHIRNFVGNAQPDDTAQSGSERPSTGYVDVAGQSSVSLPGCTSESEGQKDSASGSTLKNDSRSPAGGPLSSSSGQNTVVREDEKGSAPQSSEKQAEGAKAVPLGLGLGVLERKRQARQPKPSTKNGGGGTTSAPINQNQQVIGGQQVLQSLASRGSAASRMNLNDAPERQTAPAVGQVRDGRTLGGQGPIGQVDMGSMMSQVLQSPALNGLLAGVSDQTGVGSPDVLRNMLQSFTQNPQMRSAVNQIAEQVDGQDLGNLFGGGQGGGIDMSRMFQQMMPIVTRALGVGSPPVRPSSALSPESHPPHNERSLSRDDNIPSSEVNLEEVVQRIENLNAPGEVFHALVENSVQLSGRGSGSQELVDELCRDESLSGEYVEILRRDIRRRLEGDSGKDKC from the exons ATGGCAGATCAGCACTCCAATGAAGGCACCAGTTCCGGCACTGTTCCTGGGGCTGGTTCTGATTCAAATCTTGAGATCAATATCAAGACTTTAGACTCACAGATGTATAGTTTTCaagttgataaaaat ATGCGAGTTTCATTGTTCAAGGAAAAAATAGCTGATCAAACAGGTGTTCCAGTTGGTCAGCAGCGGCTGATTTTCAGGGGAAGAGTGTTAAAAGATGACCATCCTCTTTCTGAGTATC ATTTGGAAAATGGGCACACATTGCACTTAGTTATAAGGCAGCCGTCCCAGCCACAACCTTCGTCGGGTACAAGTTCTGGCGAGGCACATGCAAATAGTG GAAATGATCCTAGTGGTGTTCCTCGTGGTCGCATTGGCCAGATATCACACAGTGTAGTTCTTGGGACGTTTAATGTTGGAGATCAAGGTGAAGGTGCTGTTCCTGATCTTAATCGG GTTATTGGCGCAGTTCTCAATTCTATTGGAATTGGCACCCAGGCTACAACTAATGGCACAGGCAACCCACAATTCACTACTTCGGTGAGCAAT TTAAACACTCCTGGTCAGCCTCCTAATGGAAATGAAGCAGAAGGGTTGCATAATGTCAACCGAGGAGGACATCAAGCACAGTCTGGACAGGCATTTCCTACTCAACCATTCCAAACTTTTCCTCAGGCTGTGCAACCTCCTCATGCAGCTGCAGCATTTCCCATGCCTCCATCAAATATG CCAATTCCACACTCTTTGAATACTCTTTCGGAGTTTATGAACAGAATGGAGCAGGGATTATCGCAAAATG GTTATCAGCCAAATACATCTGCAACCAATACAGGAGAACCGCCTAGGGTGAACTTACCTTCCACTGCAGGGGGGATGCCAACACCTGAGGCATTGGGGATTGTTCTTCGTCATGCAGAGCGACTTCTCAGCGATCATGCTGTTTCTGCACTATCT CACATTGCAGGACGCTTGGAACAAGAGGGAGTGTCTCCTGATTCCTCTGTGAGAAGCCAAATTCAGACAGAATCTATACAATTAGGGCTTGCAATGCAACACTTAGGTTCTCTTCTTCTTGAGCTTGGCCGAACGATTTGGACGCTTCGTATGGGGCAGTCTCCT GGAGAAGCTGTTGTGAATGCTGGGCCAGCAGTTTATATATCCCCAGCAGGGCCTAATCCCATAATGGTCCAG CCTTTCCCTCTTCAAACAAGCTCACTCTTTGGTGGTTCTGTACCTCAATCAAACCCTACGAGTTTTGGTCCTGTTGGGATTGGAAGTGCTCCAAGGAATGTAAACATCCATATACATGCTG TTGGTGCTAGGGGTAGTAATGGGGAGGGTATCCCCTCTGGTTCTAGGGATTCAGGTGGCCAGGTGCTGCCAGTGAGAAATGTAGTTGGTGCCAGTATTCCATCCTCCCAAACTGGTGTCGCAGTCTCCTCTGCATCGCAACCCGGTCCTGGTGGTTCTGTTTCACAGCCGCCTTCTGGCTCCTCGCTTTCCTCCATTGTTGATGAACTTAATTCACATATTAGAAATTTTGTTGGCAATGCACAACCAGATGACACAGCTCAATCAG GAAGTGAACGACCAAGTACTGGCTATGTGGATGTAGCTGGGCAGTCCAGTGTATCACTACCTGGTTGTACATCTGAAAGTGAAGGTCAGAAG GATTCAGCAAGTGGTAGTACATTGAAAAACGATTCAAGATCCCCAGCTGGGGGTCCTCTAAGCTCTTCAAGTGGCCAAAACACCGTGGTGAGAGAAGATGAGAAGGGAAGTGCTCCACAATCCAGTGAGAAGCAGGCTGAGGGTGCGAAAGCTGTTCCACTTGGTTTAGGACTTGGAGTTTTGGAGCGTAAG AGACAAGCCAGGCAGCCAAAACCATCGACCAAGAATGGAGGTGGCGGAACAACTAGTGCTCCCATCAATCAGAATCAGCAAGTAATAGGTGGCCAGCAAGTTTTGCAATCCCTTGCGTCTCGTGGTTCTGCTGCAAGTAGGATGAACTTAAATGATGCACCTGAAAGACAAACGGCCCCTGCTGTTGGGCAGGTCAGAGATGGTAGAACATTGGGAGGGCAAGGTCCTATTGGCCAAGTTGATATGGGAAGCATGATGTCTCAGGTTCTGCAGAGTCCAGCTCTGAATGGTCTGTTGGCAGGTGTTTCAGACCAAACTGGAGTGGGTTCTCCCGATGTATTGAGGAATATGCTACAGAGCTTTACACAGAATCCACAGATGAGGAGTGCTGTCAATCAGATTGCCGAACAGGTTGACGGCCAAGATTTGGGAAACTTGTTTGGAGGAGGCCAAGGTGGGGGGATCGATATGTCCAGGATGTTCCAACAAATGATGCCCATTGTAACTCGTGCCCTTGGGGTTGGATCGCCCCCCGTCCGGCCATCCTCTGCTTTGTCTCCTGAATCTCATCCGCCCCACAATGAGCGAAGTCTCAGTAGAGATGATAATATCCCTAGTTCTGAG GTTAACCTCGAAGAAGTGGTTCAAAGAATCGAGAACCTGAATGCACCAGGGGAAGTTTTTCATGCTTTAGTTGAAAATTCGGTGCAGCTGTCTGGCAGAGGAAGCGGTTCTCAAGAACTTGTGGATGAGTTGTGCAGGGACGAGAGTCTCTCCGGC GAATATGTTGAAATATTACGTAGGGACATACGGCGACGACTTGAGGGTGATTCGGGCAAGGACAAGTGCTAA
- the LOC137718008 gene encoding uncharacterized protein isoform X1, whose amino-acid sequence MADQHSNEGTSSGTVPGAGSDSNLEINIKTLDSQMYSFQVDKNMRVSLFKEKIADQTGVPVGQQRLIFRGRVLKDDHPLSEYHLENGHTLHLVIRQPSQPQPSSGTSSGEAHANSGNDPSGVPRGRIGQISHSVVLGTFNVGDQGEGAVPDLNRVIGAVLNSIGIGTQATTNGTGNPQFTTSVSNLNTPGQPPNGNEAEGLHNVNRGGHQAQSGQAFPTQPFQTFPQAVQPPHAAAAFPMPPSNMPIPHSLNTLSEFMNRMEQGLSQNGYQPNTSATNTGEPPRVNLPSTAGGMPTPEALGIVLRHAERLLSDHAVSALSHIAGRLEQEGVSPDSSVRSQIQTESIQLGLAMQHLGSLLLELGRTIWTLRMGQSPGEAVVNAGPAVYISPAGPNPIMVQPFPLQTSSLFGGSVPQSNPTSFGPVGIGSAPRNVNIHIHAVGARGSNGEGIPSGSRDSGGQVLPVRNVVGASIPSSQTGVAVSSASQPGPGGSVSQPPSGSSLSSIVDELNSHIRNFVGNAQPDDTAQSGQEVSTGPSVDSRNYAGSERPSTGYVDVAGQSSVSLPGCTSESEGQKDSASGSTLKNDSRSPAGGPLSSSSGQNTVVREDEKGSAPQSSEKQAEGAKAVPLGLGLGVLERKRQARQPKPSTKNGGGGTTSAPINQNQQVIGGQQVLQSLASRGSAASRMNLNDAPERQTAPAVGQVRDGRTLGGQGPIGQVDMGSMMSQVLQSPALNGLLAGVSDQTGVGSPDVLRNMLQSFTQNPQMRSAVNQIAEQVDGQDLGNLFGGGQGGGIDMSRMFQQMMPIVTRALGVGSPPVRPSSALSPESHPPHNERSLSRDDNIPSSEVNLEEVVQRIENLNAPGEVFHALVENSVQLSGRGSGSQELVDELCRDESLSGEYVEILRRDIRRRLEGDSGKDKC is encoded by the exons ATGGCAGATCAGCACTCCAATGAAGGCACCAGTTCCGGCACTGTTCCTGGGGCTGGTTCTGATTCAAATCTTGAGATCAATATCAAGACTTTAGACTCACAGATGTATAGTTTTCaagttgataaaaat ATGCGAGTTTCATTGTTCAAGGAAAAAATAGCTGATCAAACAGGTGTTCCAGTTGGTCAGCAGCGGCTGATTTTCAGGGGAAGAGTGTTAAAAGATGACCATCCTCTTTCTGAGTATC ATTTGGAAAATGGGCACACATTGCACTTAGTTATAAGGCAGCCGTCCCAGCCACAACCTTCGTCGGGTACAAGTTCTGGCGAGGCACATGCAAATAGTG GAAATGATCCTAGTGGTGTTCCTCGTGGTCGCATTGGCCAGATATCACACAGTGTAGTTCTTGGGACGTTTAATGTTGGAGATCAAGGTGAAGGTGCTGTTCCTGATCTTAATCGG GTTATTGGCGCAGTTCTCAATTCTATTGGAATTGGCACCCAGGCTACAACTAATGGCACAGGCAACCCACAATTCACTACTTCGGTGAGCAAT TTAAACACTCCTGGTCAGCCTCCTAATGGAAATGAAGCAGAAGGGTTGCATAATGTCAACCGAGGAGGACATCAAGCACAGTCTGGACAGGCATTTCCTACTCAACCATTCCAAACTTTTCCTCAGGCTGTGCAACCTCCTCATGCAGCTGCAGCATTTCCCATGCCTCCATCAAATATG CCAATTCCACACTCTTTGAATACTCTTTCGGAGTTTATGAACAGAATGGAGCAGGGATTATCGCAAAATG GTTATCAGCCAAATACATCTGCAACCAATACAGGAGAACCGCCTAGGGTGAACTTACCTTCCACTGCAGGGGGGATGCCAACACCTGAGGCATTGGGGATTGTTCTTCGTCATGCAGAGCGACTTCTCAGCGATCATGCTGTTTCTGCACTATCT CACATTGCAGGACGCTTGGAACAAGAGGGAGTGTCTCCTGATTCCTCTGTGAGAAGCCAAATTCAGACAGAATCTATACAATTAGGGCTTGCAATGCAACACTTAGGTTCTCTTCTTCTTGAGCTTGGCCGAACGATTTGGACGCTTCGTATGGGGCAGTCTCCT GGAGAAGCTGTTGTGAATGCTGGGCCAGCAGTTTATATATCCCCAGCAGGGCCTAATCCCATAATGGTCCAG CCTTTCCCTCTTCAAACAAGCTCACTCTTTGGTGGTTCTGTACCTCAATCAAACCCTACGAGTTTTGGTCCTGTTGGGATTGGAAGTGCTCCAAGGAATGTAAACATCCATATACATGCTG TTGGTGCTAGGGGTAGTAATGGGGAGGGTATCCCCTCTGGTTCTAGGGATTCAGGTGGCCAGGTGCTGCCAGTGAGAAATGTAGTTGGTGCCAGTATTCCATCCTCCCAAACTGGTGTCGCAGTCTCCTCTGCATCGCAACCCGGTCCTGGTGGTTCTGTTTCACAGCCGCCTTCTGGCTCCTCGCTTTCCTCCATTGTTGATGAACTTAATTCACATATTAGAAATTTTGTTGGCAATGCACAACCAGATGACACAGCTCAATCAG GTCAAGAGGTATCCACTGGTCCATCTGTTGACTCACGTAATTATGCAGGAAGTGAACGACCAAGTACTGGCTATGTGGATGTAGCTGGGCAGTCCAGTGTATCACTACCTGGTTGTACATCTGAAAGTGAAGGTCAGAAG GATTCAGCAAGTGGTAGTACATTGAAAAACGATTCAAGATCCCCAGCTGGGGGTCCTCTAAGCTCTTCAAGTGGCCAAAACACCGTGGTGAGAGAAGATGAGAAGGGAAGTGCTCCACAATCCAGTGAGAAGCAGGCTGAGGGTGCGAAAGCTGTTCCACTTGGTTTAGGACTTGGAGTTTTGGAGCGTAAG AGACAAGCCAGGCAGCCAAAACCATCGACCAAGAATGGAGGTGGCGGAACAACTAGTGCTCCCATCAATCAGAATCAGCAAGTAATAGGTGGCCAGCAAGTTTTGCAATCCCTTGCGTCTCGTGGTTCTGCTGCAAGTAGGATGAACTTAAATGATGCACCTGAAAGACAAACGGCCCCTGCTGTTGGGCAGGTCAGAGATGGTAGAACATTGGGAGGGCAAGGTCCTATTGGCCAAGTTGATATGGGAAGCATGATGTCTCAGGTTCTGCAGAGTCCAGCTCTGAATGGTCTGTTGGCAGGTGTTTCAGACCAAACTGGAGTGGGTTCTCCCGATGTATTGAGGAATATGCTACAGAGCTTTACACAGAATCCACAGATGAGGAGTGCTGTCAATCAGATTGCCGAACAGGTTGACGGCCAAGATTTGGGAAACTTGTTTGGAGGAGGCCAAGGTGGGGGGATCGATATGTCCAGGATGTTCCAACAAATGATGCCCATTGTAACTCGTGCCCTTGGGGTTGGATCGCCCCCCGTCCGGCCATCCTCTGCTTTGTCTCCTGAATCTCATCCGCCCCACAATGAGCGAAGTCTCAGTAGAGATGATAATATCCCTAGTTCTGAG GTTAACCTCGAAGAAGTGGTTCAAAGAATCGAGAACCTGAATGCACCAGGGGAAGTTTTTCATGCTTTAGTTGAAAATTCGGTGCAGCTGTCTGGCAGAGGAAGCGGTTCTCAAGAACTTGTGGATGAGTTGTGCAGGGACGAGAGTCTCTCCGGC GAATATGTTGAAATATTACGTAGGGACATACGGCGACGACTTGAGGGTGATTCGGGCAAGGACAAGTGCTAA
- the LOC137718008 gene encoding uncharacterized protein isoform X2, translated as MADQHSNEGTSSGTVPGAGSDSNLEINIKTLDSQMYSFQVDKNMRVSLFKEKIADQTGVPVGQQRLIFRGRVLKDDHPLSEYHLENGHTLHLVIRQPSQPQPSSGTSSGEAHANSGNDPSGVPRGRIGQISHSVVLGTFNVGDQGEGAVPDLNRVIGAVLNSIGIGTQATTNGTGNPQFTTSLNTPGQPPNGNEAEGLHNVNRGGHQAQSGQAFPTQPFQTFPQAVQPPHAAAAFPMPPSNMPIPHSLNTLSEFMNRMEQGLSQNGYQPNTSATNTGEPPRVNLPSTAGGMPTPEALGIVLRHAERLLSDHAVSALSHIAGRLEQEGVSPDSSVRSQIQTESIQLGLAMQHLGSLLLELGRTIWTLRMGQSPGEAVVNAGPAVYISPAGPNPIMVQPFPLQTSSLFGGSVPQSNPTSFGPVGIGSAPRNVNIHIHAVGARGSNGEGIPSGSRDSGGQVLPVRNVVGASIPSSQTGVAVSSASQPGPGGSVSQPPSGSSLSSIVDELNSHIRNFVGNAQPDDTAQSGQEVSTGPSVDSRNYAGSERPSTGYVDVAGQSSVSLPGCTSESEGQKDSASGSTLKNDSRSPAGGPLSSSSGQNTVVREDEKGSAPQSSEKQAEGAKAVPLGLGLGVLERKRQARQPKPSTKNGGGGTTSAPINQNQQVIGGQQVLQSLASRGSAASRMNLNDAPERQTAPAVGQVRDGRTLGGQGPIGQVDMGSMMSQVLQSPALNGLLAGVSDQTGVGSPDVLRNMLQSFTQNPQMRSAVNQIAEQVDGQDLGNLFGGGQGGGIDMSRMFQQMMPIVTRALGVGSPPVRPSSALSPESHPPHNERSLSRDDNIPSSEVNLEEVVQRIENLNAPGEVFHALVENSVQLSGRGSGSQELVDELCRDESLSGEYVEILRRDIRRRLEGDSGKDKC; from the exons ATGGCAGATCAGCACTCCAATGAAGGCACCAGTTCCGGCACTGTTCCTGGGGCTGGTTCTGATTCAAATCTTGAGATCAATATCAAGACTTTAGACTCACAGATGTATAGTTTTCaagttgataaaaat ATGCGAGTTTCATTGTTCAAGGAAAAAATAGCTGATCAAACAGGTGTTCCAGTTGGTCAGCAGCGGCTGATTTTCAGGGGAAGAGTGTTAAAAGATGACCATCCTCTTTCTGAGTATC ATTTGGAAAATGGGCACACATTGCACTTAGTTATAAGGCAGCCGTCCCAGCCACAACCTTCGTCGGGTACAAGTTCTGGCGAGGCACATGCAAATAGTG GAAATGATCCTAGTGGTGTTCCTCGTGGTCGCATTGGCCAGATATCACACAGTGTAGTTCTTGGGACGTTTAATGTTGGAGATCAAGGTGAAGGTGCTGTTCCTGATCTTAATCGG GTTATTGGCGCAGTTCTCAATTCTATTGGAATTGGCACCCAGGCTACAACTAATGGCACAGGCAACCCACAATTCACTACTTCG TTAAACACTCCTGGTCAGCCTCCTAATGGAAATGAAGCAGAAGGGTTGCATAATGTCAACCGAGGAGGACATCAAGCACAGTCTGGACAGGCATTTCCTACTCAACCATTCCAAACTTTTCCTCAGGCTGTGCAACCTCCTCATGCAGCTGCAGCATTTCCCATGCCTCCATCAAATATG CCAATTCCACACTCTTTGAATACTCTTTCGGAGTTTATGAACAGAATGGAGCAGGGATTATCGCAAAATG GTTATCAGCCAAATACATCTGCAACCAATACAGGAGAACCGCCTAGGGTGAACTTACCTTCCACTGCAGGGGGGATGCCAACACCTGAGGCATTGGGGATTGTTCTTCGTCATGCAGAGCGACTTCTCAGCGATCATGCTGTTTCTGCACTATCT CACATTGCAGGACGCTTGGAACAAGAGGGAGTGTCTCCTGATTCCTCTGTGAGAAGCCAAATTCAGACAGAATCTATACAATTAGGGCTTGCAATGCAACACTTAGGTTCTCTTCTTCTTGAGCTTGGCCGAACGATTTGGACGCTTCGTATGGGGCAGTCTCCT GGAGAAGCTGTTGTGAATGCTGGGCCAGCAGTTTATATATCCCCAGCAGGGCCTAATCCCATAATGGTCCAG CCTTTCCCTCTTCAAACAAGCTCACTCTTTGGTGGTTCTGTACCTCAATCAAACCCTACGAGTTTTGGTCCTGTTGGGATTGGAAGTGCTCCAAGGAATGTAAACATCCATATACATGCTG TTGGTGCTAGGGGTAGTAATGGGGAGGGTATCCCCTCTGGTTCTAGGGATTCAGGTGGCCAGGTGCTGCCAGTGAGAAATGTAGTTGGTGCCAGTATTCCATCCTCCCAAACTGGTGTCGCAGTCTCCTCTGCATCGCAACCCGGTCCTGGTGGTTCTGTTTCACAGCCGCCTTCTGGCTCCTCGCTTTCCTCCATTGTTGATGAACTTAATTCACATATTAGAAATTTTGTTGGCAATGCACAACCAGATGACACAGCTCAATCAG GTCAAGAGGTATCCACTGGTCCATCTGTTGACTCACGTAATTATGCAGGAAGTGAACGACCAAGTACTGGCTATGTGGATGTAGCTGGGCAGTCCAGTGTATCACTACCTGGTTGTACATCTGAAAGTGAAGGTCAGAAG GATTCAGCAAGTGGTAGTACATTGAAAAACGATTCAAGATCCCCAGCTGGGGGTCCTCTAAGCTCTTCAAGTGGCCAAAACACCGTGGTGAGAGAAGATGAGAAGGGAAGTGCTCCACAATCCAGTGAGAAGCAGGCTGAGGGTGCGAAAGCTGTTCCACTTGGTTTAGGACTTGGAGTTTTGGAGCGTAAG AGACAAGCCAGGCAGCCAAAACCATCGACCAAGAATGGAGGTGGCGGAACAACTAGTGCTCCCATCAATCAGAATCAGCAAGTAATAGGTGGCCAGCAAGTTTTGCAATCCCTTGCGTCTCGTGGTTCTGCTGCAAGTAGGATGAACTTAAATGATGCACCTGAAAGACAAACGGCCCCTGCTGTTGGGCAGGTCAGAGATGGTAGAACATTGGGAGGGCAAGGTCCTATTGGCCAAGTTGATATGGGAAGCATGATGTCTCAGGTTCTGCAGAGTCCAGCTCTGAATGGTCTGTTGGCAGGTGTTTCAGACCAAACTGGAGTGGGTTCTCCCGATGTATTGAGGAATATGCTACAGAGCTTTACACAGAATCCACAGATGAGGAGTGCTGTCAATCAGATTGCCGAACAGGTTGACGGCCAAGATTTGGGAAACTTGTTTGGAGGAGGCCAAGGTGGGGGGATCGATATGTCCAGGATGTTCCAACAAATGATGCCCATTGTAACTCGTGCCCTTGGGGTTGGATCGCCCCCCGTCCGGCCATCCTCTGCTTTGTCTCCTGAATCTCATCCGCCCCACAATGAGCGAAGTCTCAGTAGAGATGATAATATCCCTAGTTCTGAG GTTAACCTCGAAGAAGTGGTTCAAAGAATCGAGAACCTGAATGCACCAGGGGAAGTTTTTCATGCTTTAGTTGAAAATTCGGTGCAGCTGTCTGGCAGAGGAAGCGGTTCTCAAGAACTTGTGGATGAGTTGTGCAGGGACGAGAGTCTCTCCGGC GAATATGTTGAAATATTACGTAGGGACATACGGCGACGACTTGAGGGTGATTCGGGCAAGGACAAGTGCTAA